In the genome of Streptomyces sp. NBC_00237, one region contains:
- a CDS encoding cytochrome P450, whose product MSQPSPAPLPHPPHHPQPSRLTSHPDPSHPAAARTTTFAPRLAALLRDHRGKDVFRLEPDTIGVAGHELADRILSARRATETERPTFKPLQGRSIAPSEAALVMRTVGRDVRDALKRPLPGNIDLSGPWPHTGHMFLRDLILGGDPYRLRILMSRNLELTTKLTWSVIALGAAIPRPLRAKPGHELTALARRTAEPASYHDRRYAMGMYRRAAAPVCFTVSTLVANALWLGSPFDESVSNRNILYEAMRLLPPSWNMLRNASPEYPELDPAIGAADDILVLPLLSQRDPALWEHPDEFRPERWDSLDPDTAPGYLAFGHGSERCWGRHAVMPLAELLLDLLRNEGLAVSPKQRSAKVPLAGLLGVDEIQVTREAHDAAAA is encoded by the coding sequence ATGTCGCAGCCTTCACCCGCGCCCCTTCCGCACCCTCCGCACCACCCGCAGCCCTCCCGGCTCACCTCGCACCCCGATCCGTCGCACCCCGCCGCCGCCCGCACGACCACCTTCGCGCCCCGGCTGGCCGCCCTGCTGCGGGACCACCGGGGCAAGGACGTTTTCCGGCTGGAGCCCGACACCATAGGCGTCGCCGGACACGAACTCGCCGACCGCATTCTGTCGGCCCGGCGCGCCACGGAGACCGAACGGCCCACTTTCAAACCGCTCCAGGGGCGTTCCATCGCGCCGAGCGAAGCGGCACTGGTGATGCGGACGGTTGGCCGTGACGTACGCGACGCGTTGAAAAGGCCATTGCCCGGAAATATCGACCTCTCCGGTCCTTGGCCGCACACCGGCCATATGTTTCTGCGGGATTTGATATTGGGCGGGGACCCTTATCGGCTTCGTATTCTCATGAGCCGAAACCTCGAATTGACGACCAAACTCACCTGGTCCGTCATCGCGCTGGGCGCCGCGATCCCCCGCCCTCTCAGGGCGAAGCCAGGCCACGAACTCACCGCCCTGGCCCGCAGGACCGCCGAGCCCGCGAGCTATCACGACCGCCGCTACGCGATGGGCATGTACCGACGGGCCGCCGCCCCGGTCTGCTTCACCGTCTCCACCCTGGTCGCGAACGCGCTGTGGCTCGGCTCGCCGTTCGACGAGTCCGTCTCCAACCGCAACATCCTGTACGAGGCGATGCGCCTGCTGCCCCCGTCGTGGAACATGCTGCGCAACGCCTCCCCCGAGTACCCGGAGCTCGATCCGGCGATCGGCGCCGCCGACGACATCCTCGTACTCCCCCTGCTCTCGCAGCGCGATCCGGCGCTGTGGGAGCACCCCGACGAGTTCCGCCCCGAACGCTGGGACTCCCTCGATCCAGACACCGCGCCCGGCTACCTCGCCTTCGGCCACGGCTCGGAACGCTGCTGGGGCAGGCACGCGGTGATGCCGCTCGCAGAACTGCTGCTCGACCTGCTGCGCAACGAAGGACTCGCGGTCAGCCCGAAGCAGAGGTCCGCGAAGGTGCCGCTGGCGGGGCTCCTCGGGGTGGACGAGATACAGGTGACGAGGGAGGCGCACGATGCCGCTGCGGCCTGA
- a CDS encoding tryptorubin family RiPP precursor has protein sequence MKVLFAIKNAVCHQKSLKASAWYIWY, from the coding sequence ATGAAGGTTCTGTTTGCCATCAAGAACGCCGTATGCCACCAGAAGAGCCTGAAGGCCAGCGCCTGGTACATCTGGTACTAG